One segment of Ficedula albicollis isolate OC2 chromosome 2, FicAlb1.5, whole genome shotgun sequence DNA contains the following:
- the NDUFA4 gene encoding cytochrome c oxidase subunit NDUFA4, which translates to MVLGTILTHAKKHPALIPLFVIIGSGGVGAGLYLMRLAMFNPDVSWDKKNNPEPWNKMSPSDQYKFVSINMDYSRLKKDRPDF; encoded by the exons ATGGTGCTGGGCACTATCCTCACCCACGCGAAGAAGCACCCGGCC TTGATCCCTCTGTTTGTGATCATTGGATCTGGAGGTGTTGGCGCAGGCCTGTATCTGATGCGTTTGGCCATGTTCAACCCTGATGTCAG CTGGGACAAGAAAAATAACCCAGAACCTTGGAACAAAATGTCTCCCAGTGACCAATACAAG TTTGTCTCCATTAATATGGACTACAGTAGACTCAAAAAGGATCGTCCTGACTTCTAA